From Mycoplasma sp. 2045, a single genomic window includes:
- a CDS encoding MIP family Ig-specific serine endopeptidase, whose product MKLIFSFSFFAISCKTNNYQLTKEINEKNQNTNSYKTTNNLLNQKYLSNFVPLLINNKILLGSTKVNWENIKLDKNNQINLNIFNSQYQDMIDNVFKVSFHNYNPYNKVNSQSKYMIHSGTISLFDYHLDDNGEVEKLYFATNAHVLNNFRKNCSDDSIFSNIVNDNQLLNDESSFITSQVQVSKVKFYPNKNQEVKEIFNFNPSDFRIVYLALDFLKSSPKDYIHNMDNIEEMIDFGILELDLKNLHNKSNLIFEYYKNENLVRCKKISFNEWLEKFINIEKINAISSDNDLKNQEFYSIGYHDKENELTFNNSNKLNHSEQFHFFKNYPGFVDILLNFRYIKHLNNFKYLNKSIFKANKFVNYGLGFVINDYQPYYGSSGSPVVNQNNQLLGLMFATYDVDFKNKASISCLLRSPELDYSENFGLYNIEPYDLIYGGYQNQKSSYKDAIRNLYGDNYKTWLIK is encoded by the coding sequence ATGAAATTGATCTTTAGTTTTAGCTTTTTCGCTATTTCATGTAAAACAAATAACTATCAATTAACTAAAGAAATTAATGAAAAAAATCAGAATACAAATTCTTATAAAACAACAAATAATCTATTGAATCAGAAATATTTAAGTAATTTTGTTCCATTATTAATTAATAACAAAATTTTGCTAGGTTCGACAAAAGTGAATTGAGAAAACATCAAACTTGATAAAAACAATCAAATCAATCTTAATATTTTTAACTCTCAGTATCAAGATATGATTGATAATGTATTTAAAGTTTCGTTTCATAACTATAACCCTTATAACAAGGTAAACTCACAATCAAAATATATGATTCACTCAGGCACTATCAGTTTATTTGATTATCATCTTGATGATAATGGTGAAGTTGAAAAATTGTATTTTGCCACAAATGCTCATGTTCTAAATAATTTTAGAAAGAATTGTTCTGATGACTCAATATTTTCAAATATTGTCAATGATAATCAATTATTAAATGACGAAAGTAGTTTTATAACTTCACAAGTTCAAGTTTCGAAAGTGAAATTTTATCCGAATAAAAATCAAGAAGTTAAAGAAATTTTTAACTTTAATCCCAGTGATTTTAGAATTGTATATTTAGCATTAGATTTTCTAAAGTCTAGTCCTAAAGATTACATCCACAATATGGATAATATCGAAGAAATGATCGACTTTGGTATATTGGAACTTGATTTAAAAAATCTTCATAATAAAAGTAATTTGATTTTTGAATACTATAAAAACGAAAATTTAGTCAGATGTAAAAAGATCTCATTCAATGAATGATTAGAGAAATTTATTAATATTGAAAAAATTAACGCAATCTCTTCTGATAATGATTTGAAAAATCAAGAATTTTATTCAATTGGTTACCATGATAAGGAAAATGAGCTCACTTTTAATAATTCAAATAAATTAAATCATTCAGAGCAATTTCATTTTTTTAAAAACTATCCTGGTTTTGTCGATATTTTGCTGAACTTTAGATACATAAAGCATCTAAATAATTTTAAGTATCTAAATAAATCAATTTTCAAAGCAAATAAATTTGTTAATTATGGTTTAGGATTCGTAATAAATGATTATCAACCATATTATGGTTCATCAGGATCTCCGGTTGTTAATCAAAATAATCAATTACTTGGTTTAATGTTTGCTACATATGATGTTGATTTTAAAAATAAAGCATCAATATCTTGTTTATTAAGATCTCCTGAATTAGATTATTCAGAGAACTTCGGTTTGTACAACATAGAACCATATGATTTAATTTATGGAGGATATCAAAATCAAAAATCATCATATAAAGATGCAATTAGAAATTTATATGGAGATAACTATAAAACTTGATTAATAAAATAA